A stretch of the Nicotiana tabacum cultivar K326 chromosome 6, ASM71507v2, whole genome shotgun sequence genome encodes the following:
- the LOC107830084 gene encoding ribonuclease 3-like protein 1, with protein sequence MTEYEKAQRVLQRLRGGYTTDMVEKKVAKRGEDDSDSAFPVVRSSETVPDPNMFRPLRFDGAAMDGNSKGKGQGSAKSHLYEICAVNHWKAPLFECCNEEGPDHLKLFTFKVYVEIRGPRTTTIECMGNPHSKKKAAAENAAEGALWFLNKAGYRLKKY encoded by the exons ATGACGGAATATGAGAAAGCTCAAAGAGTTCTTCAGCGGCTTCGAGGAGGATACACAACGGATATGGTAGAAAAGAAAGTCGCTAAGAGAGGAGAAGATGATTCAGACTCTGCTTTTCCAGTTGTCCGTAGCAGTGAAACAGTACCCGACCCGAATATGTTTCGCCCGCTTCGCTTTGATGGGGCTGCCATGGATGGGAACTCCAAAGGCAAAG GTCAGGGCTCAGCAAAATCACATTTGTACGAGATTTGTGCAGTAAATCATTGGAAAGCGCCATTATTTGAATGTTGCAACGAGGAAGGTCCAGATCACCTGAAGTT GTTCACTTTCAAGGTATATGTGGAAATAAGAGGACCACGTACAACAACTATAGAGTGTATGGGAAATCCACATTCAAAGAAGAAAGCAGCAGCAGAAAATGCAGCTGAAGGAGCGTTGTGGTTTCTAAACAAAGCTGGTTATAGGTTGAAGAAGTACTAA
- the LOC107830085 gene encoding putative receptor-like protein kinase At1g80640, with the protein MKIFILLIPIWVFTTPLLSAPVDVTPQPPITDPVLPTEKGPIFQVPSDKDAPSPGVAELKVVHHQDLNKKILISLIVASTLLAGILLLSTCFWIYRLKMRKKSAEKGSQKAESAKGLSWGPIMAKFPSLRSVGRKGLVAVIEYQSLVAATNNFQEQNALGEGRLGCVYKAQFNNDIQAAVKKFRGGEQDAEKEFENEVDLLSKFQHQNIISLLGYCIHADAQFLVYEMMQNGSLEFQLHGPPRGSALNWHLRMKIALDVARGLEYLHERCNPPVIHRDLKSSNVLLDSNFNAKLSDFGLAIAGWNLNKSNVKLSGTLGYVAPEYLLDGKLTDKSDVYAFGIILLELLMGRRPVEKLAGAQCQSIVTWAMPQLTDRSKLPNIVDPVIRNGMDLKHLYQVAAVAVLCVQPEPSYRPLITDVLHSFIPLVPIELGGSLRVVDSALSINA; encoded by the exons ATGAAGATTTTCATCCTGCTTATAcccatttgggttttcactaCTCCATTGTTGTCAGCTCCAGTGGATGTAACTCCCCAGCCTCCAATTACAGACCCAGTTCTTCCTACTGAGAAAGGACCCATTTTTCAAGTTCCTTCTGATAAAGATGCTCCTTCTCCTG gAGTTGCAGAGCTGAAAGTAGTACACCACCAGGatttaaataagaaaattttGATTTCACTTATTGTTGCATCAACCCTCCTTGCTGGAATTCTGCTGTTGTCAACTTGCTTTTGGATTTACAGACTAAAAATGCGGAAGAAATCCGCTGAAAAAGGCAGTCAGAAAGCAG AGTCTGCAAAGGGACTTTCTTGGGGTCCAATAATGGCCAAGTTCCCTTCTTTGAGATCTGTGGGAAGAAAAGGACTAGTTGCTGTGATCGAATACCAGTCATTAGTAGCTGCAACCAACAATTTCCAGGAACAGAATGCTCTAGGAGAAGGTAGATTAGGATGTGTGTATAAAGCTCAATTCAACAATGACATCCAAGCAGCTGTTAAAAAGTTTCGTGGTGGCGAACAGGATGCTGAAAAAGAATTTGAG AATGAGGTGGACTTGTTGAGTAAATTTCAGCATCAAAATATTATTTCGCTTCTTGGGTACTGCATTCATGCCGATGCACAATTTCTGGTGTATGAAATGATGCAGAATGGATCTTTGGAATTCCAGTTGCATG GACCTCCTCGTGGATCAGCTTTGAATTGGCATCTTCGCATGAAAATTGCATTGGATGTGGCTAG GGGACTAGAATACCTCCATGAGCGCTGTAACCCCCCTGTAATCCATAGAGATCTCAAATCGTCTAATGTTCTATTGGATTCCAACTTCAATGCAAAG CTTTCTGATTTTGGCTTAGCTATAGCTGGATGGAACTTAAACAAGAGCAACGTAAAGCTTTCAGGAACTCTGGGATATGTGGCTCCAGAGTACCTCTTAGATG GGAAATTAACTGATAAGAGTGATGTCTATGCTTTCGGCATTATACTTCTGGAGCTTTTAATGGGGAGAAGACCAGTGGAGAAACTAGCAGGAGCTCAGTGCCAATCTATCGTCACATGG GCAATGCCACAGCTTACTGACAGGTCAAAGCTCCCAAATATTGTTGATCCTGTCATCAGAAACGGAATGGACCTCAAGCACTTGTATCAA GTTGCTGCTGTAGCCGTGCTATGTGTACAACCAGAACCAAGTTACCGACCACTGATAACAGATGTCCTGCACTCCTTCATTCCCCTTGTACCAATTGAGCTTGGTGGGTCCTTGAGAGTTGTGGATTCTGCACTATCTATTAACGCATAA